In Rana temporaria chromosome 3, aRanTem1.1, whole genome shotgun sequence, a single window of DNA contains:
- the NEIL1 gene encoding endonuclease 8-like 1 isoform X1, with protein sequence MPEGPELHLSGLFANRVCAGLHFAGKVEKSAVSKNSEVPFCNPKYTISAVARGKEVKLILTPALNKNDPASVIFRFGMSGSFKFTTEDNLPKHAHLRFYTKDSPRHVLSFVDPRRFGSWQFNGSWQAERGPCVMTEYEKFRENVLKNLSDKAFDKPICEALLNQKYFNGIGNYLRAEILYRLNIPPFMQAREVLEAVKHQNENSDLSLSKKIKIKKENPDLLQLCNSVPLEVLDLGGKGYDPENAVDYTAFGTWLQCYFVSGMKTLKDSNGRTIWFQGDPGPLAPKGNKVKKSRKSSAVKPKPVKVEKTASKRKTSLTVKQEVKEEIDGEGGETQAKRKRRVKEENVVQEEDTKNGQKAKRIPRGKKTSKEPERDVSRRSSNRGSARKTPSKRGRATQPKTEDAATPKPRTRKLKSEKPRNSPKPRIRGLKPDMSATPRNSPKPRIRGLKSDMSATPRNSPTGKTRAKRKSTVRDAEAKS encoded by the exons ATGCCAGAGGGTCCCGAGCTCCATCTTTCCGGTCTCTTTGCAAATAGGGTTTGTGCTGGGCTACACTTTGCAGGCAAGGTGGAAAAATCAGCTGTCAGTAAAAATTCTGAAGTGCCGTTCTGCAACCCAAAGTACACCATCAGCGCCGTGGCCAGAGGAAAGGAGGTCAAGCTGATCCTCACCCCGGCATTGAATAAAAATGATCCCGCGTCTGTCATTTTCAGGTTTGGCATGTCAGGAAGCTTTAAATTCACAACCGAGGATAACCTTCCCAAACATGCTCACCTGCGCTTCTACACCAAAGATTCTCCGCGTCACGTTCTCAGCTTTGTGGACCCACGCCGCTTCGGAAGCTGGCAGTTCAATGGATCGTGGCAGGCGGAGCGTGGCCCTTGTGTGATGACGGAGTATGAAAAGTTCAG GGAGAATGTGTTGAAAAACTTGTCTGACAAAGCATTTGACAAACCAATATGTGAAGCTTTGTTGAACCAGAAATATTTTAATGGCATTGGCAATTACTTGCGAGCAGAAATCTTGTATCG GTTGAACATTCCACCATTCATGCAGGCTCGTGAGGTTCTGGAGGCCGTAAAGCATCAAAATGAG AACAGTGACCTTTCACtcagcaagaaaataaaaattaaaaaggaaaatCCAGACCTTTTGCAGCTCTGCAACTCCGTTCCATTGGAAGTCCTTGATCTGG GAGGTAAAGGATATGACCCTGAAAATGCAGTTGACTATACTGCCTTTGGAACATGGCTGCAATGTTATTTTGTCTCTGGAATGAAGACTCTGAAAGACAGCAATGGGAGGACCATCTGGTTCCAG GGGGATCCGGGTCCACTTGCTCCAAAGG GCAACAAAGTAAAGAAATCACGTAAATCTTCGGCTGTAAAACCCAAACCAGTCAAG GTTGAGAAGACAGCCTCTAAAAGAAAAACTTCCTTGACTGTGAAACAAGAAGTAAAAGAGGAGATAGATGGTGAAGGAGGGGAAACGCAAGCAAAAaggaagaggagagtgaaagaggaGAATGTGGTTCAAGAAGAGGACACAAAGAACGGACAGAAAGCAAAGAGGATACCGAGAGGGAAGAAAACCAGCAAAGAGCCTGAGAGGGATGTGAGCAGGAGATCATCTAATCGAGGTTCTGCAAGGAAAACTCCTTCTAAGAGAGGCAGAGCTACACAACCAAAGACGGAGGACGCCGCAACTCCCAAACCCAGGACTCGTAAGCTGAAATCTGAGAAGCCCCGAAATTCTCCAAAACCTAGAATTCGGGGACTAAAACCTGACATGAGCGCCACACCACGAAATTCTCCAAAACCTAGAATTCGGGGACTAAAATCTGACATGAGCGCCACACCACGAAATTCTCCAACGGGGAAAACACGAGCAAAAAGAAAATCTA
- the NEIL1 gene encoding endonuclease 8-like 1 isoform X2 produces MPEGPELHLSGLFANRVCAGLHFAGKVEKSAVSKNSEVPFCNPKYTISAVARGKEVKLILTPALNKNDPASVIFRFGMSGSFKFTTEDNLPKHAHLRFYTKDSPRHVLSFVDPRRFGSWQFNGSWQAERGPCVMTEYEKFRENVLKNLSDKAFDKPICEALLNQKYFNGIGNYLRAEILYRLNIPPFMQAREVLEAVKHQNENSDLSLSKKIKIKKENPDLLQLCNSVPLEVLDLGGKGYDPENAVDYTAFGTWLQCYFVSGMKTLKDSNGRTIWFQGDPGPLAPKGNKVKKSRKSSAVKPKPVKVEKTASKRKTSLTVKQEVKEEIDGEGGETQAKRKRRVKEENVVQEEDTKNGQKAKRIPRGKKTSKEPERDVSRRSSNRGSARKTPSKRGRATQPKTEDAATPKPRTRKLKSEKPRNSPKPRIRGLKSDMSATPRNSPTGKTRAKRKSTVRDAEAKS; encoded by the exons ATGCCAGAGGGTCCCGAGCTCCATCTTTCCGGTCTCTTTGCAAATAGGGTTTGTGCTGGGCTACACTTTGCAGGCAAGGTGGAAAAATCAGCTGTCAGTAAAAATTCTGAAGTGCCGTTCTGCAACCCAAAGTACACCATCAGCGCCGTGGCCAGAGGAAAGGAGGTCAAGCTGATCCTCACCCCGGCATTGAATAAAAATGATCCCGCGTCTGTCATTTTCAGGTTTGGCATGTCAGGAAGCTTTAAATTCACAACCGAGGATAACCTTCCCAAACATGCTCACCTGCGCTTCTACACCAAAGATTCTCCGCGTCACGTTCTCAGCTTTGTGGACCCACGCCGCTTCGGAAGCTGGCAGTTCAATGGATCGTGGCAGGCGGAGCGTGGCCCTTGTGTGATGACGGAGTATGAAAAGTTCAG GGAGAATGTGTTGAAAAACTTGTCTGACAAAGCATTTGACAAACCAATATGTGAAGCTTTGTTGAACCAGAAATATTTTAATGGCATTGGCAATTACTTGCGAGCAGAAATCTTGTATCG GTTGAACATTCCACCATTCATGCAGGCTCGTGAGGTTCTGGAGGCCGTAAAGCATCAAAATGAG AACAGTGACCTTTCACtcagcaagaaaataaaaattaaaaaggaaaatCCAGACCTTTTGCAGCTCTGCAACTCCGTTCCATTGGAAGTCCTTGATCTGG GAGGTAAAGGATATGACCCTGAAAATGCAGTTGACTATACTGCCTTTGGAACATGGCTGCAATGTTATTTTGTCTCTGGAATGAAGACTCTGAAAGACAGCAATGGGAGGACCATCTGGTTCCAG GGGGATCCGGGTCCACTTGCTCCAAAGG GCAACAAAGTAAAGAAATCACGTAAATCTTCGGCTGTAAAACCCAAACCAGTCAAG GTTGAGAAGACAGCCTCTAAAAGAAAAACTTCCTTGACTGTGAAACAAGAAGTAAAAGAGGAGATAGATGGTGAAGGAGGGGAAACGCAAGCAAAAaggaagaggagagtgaaagaggaGAATGTGGTTCAAGAAGAGGACACAAAGAACGGACAGAAAGCAAAGAGGATACCGAGAGGGAAGAAAACCAGCAAAGAGCCTGAGAGGGATGTGAGCAGGAGATCATCTAATCGAGGTTCTGCAAGGAAAACTCCTTCTAAGAGAGGCAGAGCTACACAACCAAAGACGGAGGACGCCGCAACTCCCAAACCCAGGACTCGTAAGCTGAAATCTGAGAAGCCCCGAA ATTCTCCAAAACCTAGAATTCGGGGACTAAAATCTGACATGAGCGCCACACCACGAAATTCTCCAACGGGGAAAACACGAGCAAAAAGAAAATCTA